A region of the Coriobacteriia bacterium genome:
GGAAGACGAGGATGAACGTCTGCGGAGCCGCGACGAGCGTCCGCAGGGCTTGGATGCGCTCGAGTATGGGCACTCCTCCGGTGAGGTTGTGCTGCACGTAGACCAGACCGACCGGCACGATGGTGCCGCCTCCGAGGATCGCGAACCCGATGGTGACGAGGAGGCCCCGCAGCTCGCGGTGGTCGCGCAGGAAGGCGAAGGACTCGCGGACGTCCTTCCCGATCAGCGACAGGTCGAGCCGCGCGCCCGAGCCGCGCACGGAGCGCGCGACCTTGCCGATGCGCCAGATCGCCACCGCGGAGACGAGGAACGTCAGGCTGTCGACGATGACGCCGGCTCGGGGACCGAGGAGGGCGGGCGCGAACAGGCCCACGAAACGGGAGACTATCGGCAGCTTCGCGGCGAGGACGAGCCGTACCGCCCGCTCGAACGCCGCGAGGATCGCGCCCGAAGCCGTGAGGCCCACCAGCATGCTCGCCTGCTGCGTGGTGTACGACAGCCCGTTCGCGGAGGTGATGTCGCCCTCCTCGGCGAGATACGGGATCAGCGCGCTCTTCGCCGGGAAGAAGAAGATGCTCGCCGTCTCCATCAGCAGTACCACGAGGTAGATCAGCGCCAAGCTGTTCGTCGTCATGAGCGCGAGCGCCAGGACGGCGCGCACGACGTCGCAGGCGATCATGAGCCTGCGACGGTCGAACCGGTCCACCAGGACACCCGTCACCGAAGAGAACACCAGCGACGGGATGATCTTGGCGATCAGGATGCCCGCGACGGCGAACGACGAGCCGCCCGAGAGCGACGTCACGAGTGGCATGAGGAAGCCGATGACGAGCCAGTCCCCTACACCGGAGACGAACTGGCTCACCCACAGGCGCCTGAACCGGGGGTTCGCCGCGAGGCGGCGGTAGGCCCCTCGCGAGAGTGCGGGAAGGTCCGCCGAGACCATCAGGGCACGTCCACGCTCGCCGAGCGCATCGCGCAGCACCCTAGGTTCACGGCCACCGGCAGTGCGGCGATGTGGCAGGGCGCCGTCTCGACGTGCACGCCGAGCGCGGTCGTGGTCCCGCCCAATCCCGCCGGGCCGATCCCTGTCGCGTTGACCGCCTCGAGCAGCTCGGCCTCGAGCGCCGCGGCGCGCGGGTCCCGAGAGGGCCCGAGCGGGCGCATCAGCGCGCGCGTCGCGAGACGCGCGACCCCGTCGAACGTCGACCCGACGCCGACGCCGATGACGAGCGGCGGACACGCGCCCGTCGCCTTGGCGTCCACGGTCTCCAGTACGACGCGACGCACACCCTCCAAGCCTTCCGCGGGGTCGAGCATCGCCAGGACGGATGCGTTGTCCGATCCTCCGCCCTTGAGCATCACATGGACGGTCGCGCCACGCCCCGGACGGAGCGTCACGTCGAGGAACGCGGGTGTGTTGTCCCCGGTGTTCGACCGGTCGAAGACCGCGTCGCGTACCACGCTCATGCGCAAGGCGTTCTCGCGGTATGCGATGGCGACCGCCTCGTCGACGGCCGCGGCCAGATCGCCCCCCACACCCTGGTCGGTGCCGATCTCGAGGTGGACCCGGACCGTCCCGGTGTCCTGACATATCGGCACGTCGTCGCGCTCGGCGATCCCCGCATTCTCGAGGAGCATGCGCAGTACCGCCCTGCCGCGCTCCGAGGACTCGCTCTCGCATGCTGCGGCGATGGCGTCGCGCACGTCCTCGCGCAGGGCCGTCGCGGCCCGCCCGATCGCGTACCCCACGGCGGACGCTACCGCTGCGGCCTCGAGCACCCTAGACCTCCGGTCCCAGGGACGCCACCTGCGCGGCGACACCGTCCGCGGACGCGCGCAGCGCCGCGAGTTCGGCGTCGTCCAAGTCGAGTTCGGGCACCCCGCGCACGCCGGACCGACCGAGCGAAGCGGGCACCGAGAGATGGACGCCTTCGATACCGTACTCGCCTTCCAGGCGGACGCAACTCGGCAGCACCGCGCCGGTGTCGCCGACGATCGCGGCGACCATCGCCGCCACGGACGCCGCGGGAGCGTAGAAGGCGCTCCCCGTCTTCAGGTGCGCCACGACCTCGGCTCCGCCTGAGACGGTGCGACGCACGACCTCTGCGACGCGCCCAGGCGCGAGGACGTCGATCAGGGCCTTGCCGGCCACGCTCGAATGGCGGGGAAGCGGGACCATCGTGTCGCCGTGCGCGCCGACGACGAGCGCCTCCACCTCGTCGATGGCCGCGCCCGTCTCCTCGGCGATGTAGAACGCGAAGCGGGCGGAGTCGAGCACGCCGCCCATCCCCAGCACGCGCCCGGCCGGCATGCCCGAGACCTTCCAGGCGAGATCGGTCATGACGTCGAGGGGGTTGGTGACGCACAGGAGAACGGCGTCGGGGGATCGCGGCGCCACCTCGCCGATCACCGAACGCACGATACCCGCGTTCGCCGCAAGGAGGTCCTCACGTGTCATCCCCGGCTTGCGAGGCAGTCCAGCCGTCACCACGACGACGTCCGAGCGCTCGGTGCCGTCGTAGCCGTTGATCCCCGTCACCTTCGGACCGAACCGCTCGACGCTGCGGCTGTGGCTCATGTCGAGCGCCTTGCCCTGAGGAACGCCCTCGACGACGTCGACGAGCACGACGTCCGCGATGCCCTTCAAAAGAAGGAGGAAGGCCGCGGTCGCTCCGACCTGGCCGGCTCCGACGACGGTGACCTTGGGGTAGCCCAACGTGATGCCTTCCTGTCGCGATAGGACCGAGGATCCGACGGGAGGGCCCGTCGTCACCGGGATTCTACCATGTGGCATCGGTCGGCCACGGCTGCGCGGAGCGCGTGCCGCCATGGACCGCGAGCCGCTGGCGCAGGATCGGCGGCACCTCGGGCTGCCGTTCGCGGACGCCGAGCGCGACGGGGACCTCGACGTCGGCGAAGAGCACCTCCTCCGAGTCGCCCGCCTCCGCCACGACGTCCCCCGCGACGACGATGGCGGCGCACCCGGGGCGTTCGGGGCTTCCGTCCACGACCGCCGTGACGAGCACGAGCCCGGCGACCGCCAGGCTGACGCCTATGGCCAGCTCGCGGAAGGCCTCGGCCTGGATCGCCGACTCCGGCTCGGGTCTCCATGCCATCGCGGAGACGCCCTCTCGCGCGAGACGCGCGAGAACACCGGCCTCTGCGCAAGCATCGCCCCACAGGACGGCGGTCCTCCCCAGCGGCGTGTCGAACGGGGGCTCGGCGCCGTCACCCACGGAGACCACCGTGAGACCGTCCACGACCTTGGCCGAGGTCTCATCACACGCCGAAGAGCCGGACAGCGCTGGGACGATGACGACCTTGGCGCCCGCGCGCGCCGCTTCATCCACGACATCGGCAAGGGCGAGCCTGTCGGCCTCGATGCCGTCACGAAGTCGGTGCTGCACCACGGCGATGCGCATCGGTCCCACCCCCTGATGGGTTCCTACCCGAAGAGAGGGAGCGCGCCGCTACTTCTTCGGCTTCGGCTTCGCCTTCCGGCTCGGCTTCTTCGGCTTCGCCGCCTTCGTCGGACAGTCAGGGTCGATGCAGATTCGCCACGGCCCCTTCTTCGTTTGCACGATGACGACCGGATAACCGCACGGGCATGTCTCGCCCGTCGCCTCGATGTCTCCGCTCTGCGGCAGGGGCATGAACGGCTTCGGGCACCCGCCCTCGTGGTTCGTGCACCGCGCGTACCGGTTGCCGACAGCGGAATACCGCACCCAGAAGACTCCCCCGTCGCACTTCGGGCACGATCCGAGTTCGATCTCGGGGCCCTTCTTCGTGGGGCAATCGGGACTCAGGCACATCGTCCTGGGCCGCTTCTTGAACTGGATGACCAGCACCTGCGGGGTCCCACAGACGGGGCAGGCCTCCTCCACGGCCGAGAACTTCGCCTTCTTGGGGAGCGGGAAGGTGACCGGACAGTCCGGATAGCCGCTGCACCCCACGAAGTAGGACTTCGTCTTGGGAGAGAACTTGATGACGAGGTCGTGGCCGCTGGCCGGGCAACGACCGACCTTCGAGTCGTCCAGCGCCGCTACCTCGAGCGCCTCGCCGACCGCGAGGACCGTCTCGTCGGGCAGGAGGGCGGCGATGACGCCCCCGAGCAGATGCCTGGAGCGGTCGACGACCTCCTCGCGACCCGCGCGGCCGTCCGCGATGGCGTCCATGTCCGCCTCGAGGTCGCTCGTCATGCCCGGCGTGGTGATGCGCTCGGCGTATTGCTCGAGGGCGTCGATGACCGCCCTGCCCTTGCAGGTAGGCTCGGCGGGGTCGTTGACGACGTACTTGCGGTCGTAGAGCGTCTGGATGATGTCGTGGCGCGTCGCCTTCGTGCCCAGACCGAGGCGCTCCATCTCCTGGATGAGCTTGCCCTGCGTGTAGCGCGACGCGGGCTGCGTCTGCTTCGCCTCCATCGTGGCGCCCTCGAAGGACGCGGTGTCGCCCTCGGCGAGTGGAGGCAGGTGCTCGTCCTTCTTCAGGCCGTAGGGGTAGATGGCGCGGAATCCCGGCTCGGAGACGACATCGCCCTTCGCGACGAAGCGCTCACCGCTAACGTCGAGATCGACCCTCGTCGCCTCGACGAACGCCGGACCCGAGAGTGTGGCGAGGAACCGCCGCGCGACGAGGTTGTAGATCTTCCACGCCTGGCCATCGAGCTTGTCGGGGTCTCCGACGCCCGTCGGGTGGATCGGCGGGTGGTCGGTCGTCTCCTTCGGGCCGCGCGTAGGAGTGAGCGCACCGCCGAGCAGGCGCTTCGCATGCTCGCGATAGACGGGGACCTCGCAGAGGGTGTTGAGCAGGGCCTTCAGGTCGAGGCTCGGAGGGTAGACCGTGTTGTCGACGCGCGGGTACGAGATGAGGCCGCTCATGTAGAGGGACTCGGCCACCTGCATCGTGCGGGCCGGCGCGACCCCCTCGTTGGCCGCCGCGGCCATCAGCGAGGTGGTGTTGAAGGGCACGGGCGGATCGACCTTGCGCCTCGTGCGCTTCGTCTCGACGACCGTCCCGGTCCCGGCGCCTTCGACGGCCCGCATGACCGCGAGAGCGTCGTCCTCCGTTTTGAAGCGGTCGGTCGCGTGCCCGGCGGTGAAGGAGCCACCTCCGGCCGCGAAAGCTCCCTTGACGGTCCAGTAGTCCTCGGGGACGAAGCGGTCGCGCTCCTTCTCCCGATCGACTATGTGCTTGAGTGTCGGAGTCTGCACGCGTCCGGCCGAGATCACGTCCCCGAACGGCTTCCTCGACTTGCGCTGGTTCGCGAGCGTCAGGTACCTGGTGAGCGTCGCGCCCCACACGAGATCGATGTCCTGCCGCGACTCGCCGGCCTGCGCCAGCGCGTCCGATATCTCCCCGACCTCGGCGAAGGCGCGCTCGATCTCCCCCTTCGTGATGGCCGAGAAGCGCACCCTGTGCACGGGCACGTCGGCGTTGACGTCGCGCACGACCGATCGCGCGTCGGCGCCGATGAGCTCGCCCTCGCGGTCGAAGTCGGTAGCGATGACCACCTCGTCCGCCTTCTTGGCGAGGCTGCGCAGGGACTGGATGATGCCCTTCTCGGCGGGAAGCTTGAGGATCGGCGCATCGACGAGCGTGGGCAGGGCGTCGAGCCGCCACTTCTTCAGATCGACTGCGGGAGCGCCCTTCTTCGGAGAGTGCTGCTCGGGGAAGTCCACCTTCATGATGTGGCCCTTGAGCCCGATGGAGACCCAGTCCTCGCCGTCGCGGCGGAACGTGTAGACGGGGGTCGTGTAGACCTTGTCGGTCGCGGACTTGCCGACCGCCAGTATCTCGGCGATGCGGCGCGCGGCGATGTTCTTCTCGGAGATGATGAGTCGCATGGGTGACACTATATACGCCGTGCGGCCGGCCGATGCAAGACCTGACTCAGAGTCCGAGGTCCTTCGACCGGGCCTGCATCGCGGCGAGAGAGAGGGCGA
Encoded here:
- a CDS encoding fumarate hydratase gives rise to the protein MLEAAAVASAVGYAIGRAATALREDVRDAIAAACESESSERGRAVLRMLLENAGIAERDDVPICQDTGTVRVHLEIGTDQGVGGDLAAAVDEAVAIAYRENALRMSVVRDAVFDRSNTGDNTPAFLDVTLRPGRGATVHVMLKGGGSDNASVLAMLDPAEGLEGVRRVVLETVDAKATGACPPLVIGVGVGSTFDGVARLATRALMRPLGPSRDPRAAALEAELLEAVNATGIGPAGLGGTTTALGVHVETAPCHIAALPVAVNLGCCAMRSASVDVP
- a CDS encoding MFS transporter, which codes for MLRDALGERGRALMVSADLPALSRGAYRRLAANPRFRRLWVSQFVSGVGDWLVIGFLMPLVTSLSGGSSFAVAGILIAKIIPSLVFSSVTGVLVDRFDRRRLMIACDVVRAVLALALMTTNSLALIYLVVLLMETASIFFFPAKSALIPYLAEEGDITSANGLSYTTQQASMLVGLTASGAILAAFERAVRLVLAAKLPIVSRFVGLFAPALLGPRAGVIVDSLTFLVSAVAIWRIGKVARSVRGSGARLDLSLIGKDVRESFAFLRDHRELRGLLVTIGFAILGGGTIVPVGLVYVQHNLTGGVPILERIQALRTLVAAPQTFILVFLAFGMASGALLVPRLSHRVPLTWLFAGSVAAFGVSMLAFASVGIYWIAALFAVAAGFSIAMVTVAGNTYVVQTTADELRGRVFTALESVIRVSLLVSMIVMAPLGDVASRIVKRVIEQRHLAPEHVVLTGPRITLQLASLIVLAAAFYAFRMLRDGQGPVPAKGGAGV
- the mdh gene encoding malate dehydrogenase, with product MGYPKVTVVGAGQVGATAAFLLLLKGIADVVLVDVVEGVPQGKALDMSHSRSVERFGPKVTGINGYDGTERSDVVVVTAGLPRKPGMTREDLLAANAGIVRSVIGEVAPRSPDAVLLCVTNPLDVMTDLAWKVSGMPAGRVLGMGGVLDSARFAFYIAEETGAAIDEVEALVVGAHGDTMVPLPRHSSVAGKALIDVLAPGRVAEVVRRTVSGGAEVVAHLKTGSAFYAPAASVAAMVAAIVGDTGAVLPSCVRLEGEYGIEGVHLSVPASLGRSGVRGVPELDLDDAELAALRASADGVAAQVASLGPEV
- a CDS encoding DNA topoisomerase I, translating into MRLIISEKNIAARRIAEILAVGKSATDKVYTTPVYTFRRDGEDWVSIGLKGHIMKVDFPEQHSPKKGAPAVDLKKWRLDALPTLVDAPILKLPAEKGIIQSLRSLAKKADEVVIATDFDREGELIGADARSVVRDVNADVPVHRVRFSAITKGEIERAFAEVGEISDALAQAGESRQDIDLVWGATLTRYLTLANQRKSRKPFGDVISAGRVQTPTLKHIVDREKERDRFVPEDYWTVKGAFAAGGGSFTAGHATDRFKTEDDALAVMRAVEGAGTGTVVETKRTRRKVDPPVPFNTTSLMAAAANEGVAPARTMQVAESLYMSGLISYPRVDNTVYPPSLDLKALLNTLCEVPVYREHAKRLLGGALTPTRGPKETTDHPPIHPTGVGDPDKLDGQAWKIYNLVARRFLATLSGPAFVEATRVDLDVSGERFVAKGDVVSEPGFRAIYPYGLKKDEHLPPLAEGDTASFEGATMEAKQTQPASRYTQGKLIQEMERLGLGTKATRHDIIQTLYDRKYVVNDPAEPTCKGRAVIDALEQYAERITTPGMTSDLEADMDAIADGRAGREEVVDRSRHLLGGVIAALLPDETVLAVGEALEVAALDDSKVGRCPASGHDLVIKFSPKTKSYFVGCSGYPDCPVTFPLPKKAKFSAVEEACPVCGTPQVLVIQFKKRPRTMCLSPDCPTKKGPEIELGSCPKCDGGVFWVRYSAVGNRYARCTNHEGGCPKPFMPLPQSGDIEATGETCPCGYPVVIVQTKKGPWRICIDPDCPTKAAKPKKPSRKAKPKPKK